AACAACACCGTATATTTTGTCGGAAAATTTTTCGCGGAAAAAGGAAAGATGTGGCATAATAAAAGCTGTAGGAAACATGTGACGATCCATCAGCGGGAAATTTGGAAAGGCGGGATTTCTATACCATTGAAGTTGAAAGGAAAATGGAATAGCAATATTTGGAGTATTTTCGGCATTTTGCTGGGGTCTTTTATTTATTCAGCCGGTCTTAATAATTTCATTATTATTAATCATTTGGCAGAAGGCGGATTTGTAGGCATTTCGATCTTGTTTCTGTATCTGTTCCATATACCCGTAAGTATTACGTTCTTTGTGTTAAACGTTCCTTTGTTGATTCTAGCCTGGAAATTTTTTGGCCGCAGTTTTATCTGGAAAACCATTCTCGGCGTTGTCTGTGTGTCTGTGTTTTCGGAAATCACGCAACATTGGCAACCCCCGATTCACGATCGTTTGCTTGCCGCTTTATATGGCGGTGTTGTCACCGGAATCGGCCTTGGAATTATCTTTCGCTTTGGTGCTACTACCGGAGGATCCGATATTATCGCACGATTGGTTCGGCAATCTTTCGGTCTGCCAATGGGGCGAATCATGTTTTCGATCGACGTCATGATTATCGTGATCGTCGCTTTT
Above is a window of Fodinisporobacter ferrooxydans DNA encoding:
- a CDS encoding YitT family protein, coding for MKGKWNSNIWSIFGILLGSFIYSAGLNNFIIINHLAEGGFVGISILFLYLFHIPVSITFFVLNVPLLILAWKFFGRSFIWKTILGVVCVSVFSEITQHWQPPIHDRLLAALYGGVVTGIGLGIIFRFGATTGGSDIIARLVRQSFGLPMGRIMFSIDVMIIVIVAFLIGKETAMYSLVALFVASRVIDFVLEGPSSSKAAMIISEHPHEIAERVHKELERGTTLLKGRGGFTGQTKEVVYCVVAREQIFRLQQIVAELDERAFVVMNDVHDVLGEGFTFDSGV